From one Luteipulveratus mongoliensis genomic stretch:
- a CDS encoding dolichyl-phosphate-mannose--protein mannosyltransferase: MASTLTRDAETATPKTPRHGVSSTQSVLRRRLLGRPRTAKERLWAWLGPAIVTVLGGLPRFWDLGRPHQLIFDETYYVKQGWSVIRNGYELRVRDTIVQGGSTFNVPGDHQGQVADSYFTNGLHPTAYGTDADLVVHPPVGKWMIGIGENFFGINDSFGWRFAVAVVGTIAIYLVGRAAWHLFRSATLATIASVLLAVEGMEFVHSRVGILDIIVMFWALAAFVAILADRDYARKRLADKVAGMRDAGTFIGSNRLGGPRLGWRPWRWVAGICLGLGTATKWSDGFYLVAFGLMTVLWDLGARRAVGVRRWISATFIKDAIPAAFTMVGLTIVTYLFTWTGWFRADNSYQRHWAATHPANQDNGISPDSSLFGWLPDSMRSLWQYHVEMYNSAANITSFHEYMSNPWSWMVQARPTSYFYESPKRGQQGCDVDSCSKAITSLGNVSIWWVATVALFVLLFFWLLRRDWRAGAILGGIAAGWLPWFMYQERTIFTFYAVTFAPYVVLAVVYICGLVLGKETDSAERRRVGRLVVGGYVSLAVAFFVFWWPLYTAQVIPYRQWQLHMWFPSWI, encoded by the coding sequence GTGGCGAGCACGCTGACGCGGGACGCCGAGACGGCGACACCGAAGACGCCACGTCACGGGGTCAGCAGTACGCAATCGGTCCTGCGACGCCGCCTGCTCGGGAGGCCGCGTACGGCCAAGGAGCGTCTGTGGGCGTGGCTCGGTCCGGCGATCGTGACGGTGCTCGGCGGACTGCCGCGGTTCTGGGACCTCGGGCGCCCGCACCAGCTGATCTTCGACGAGACCTACTACGTCAAGCAGGGCTGGTCGGTCATCCGGAACGGCTACGAGCTCAGGGTCCGCGACACCATCGTGCAGGGCGGTTCGACCTTCAACGTCCCTGGTGATCACCAGGGACAGGTGGCCGACTCCTACTTCACCAACGGTCTGCACCCGACGGCGTACGGCACCGATGCCGATCTCGTGGTCCACCCGCCGGTCGGCAAGTGGATGATCGGCATCGGCGAGAACTTCTTCGGCATCAACGACTCGTTCGGCTGGCGCTTCGCGGTGGCGGTCGTCGGCACGATCGCGATCTACCTGGTCGGTCGCGCCGCCTGGCACCTGTTCCGGTCGGCCACGCTGGCCACGATCGCGTCGGTGCTGCTCGCCGTCGAGGGCATGGAGTTCGTCCACTCGCGCGTCGGGATCCTCGACATCATCGTGATGTTCTGGGCGCTCGCCGCTTTCGTAGCGATCCTCGCCGATCGCGACTACGCCCGAAAACGGTTGGCCGACAAGGTCGCTGGCATGCGTGACGCCGGCACGTTCATCGGGTCCAACCGGCTCGGTGGGCCCCGGCTCGGCTGGCGGCCGTGGCGCTGGGTTGCCGGTATCTGCCTCGGCCTGGGCACCGCGACCAAGTGGTCGGACGGTTTCTATCTCGTCGCCTTCGGGCTCATGACGGTGCTGTGGGACCTCGGCGCGCGACGCGCGGTCGGCGTACGTCGGTGGATCTCGGCGACGTTCATCAAGGACGCGATCCCCGCGGCCTTCACCATGGTCGGGCTGACCATCGTGACCTACCTGTTCACCTGGACCGGCTGGTTCCGCGCCGACAACAGCTACCAGCGCCACTGGGCCGCGACCCACCCGGCCAACCAGGACAACGGCATCTCACCCGACTCGTCGTTGTTCGGCTGGCTGCCGGACTCGATGCGCTCGCTGTGGCAGTACCACGTCGAGATGTACAACTCGGCCGCCAACATCACCTCCTTCCACGAGTACATGTCCAACCCGTGGTCCTGGATGGTGCAGGCGCGCCCGACCTCCTACTTCTACGAGAGCCCCAAGCGCGGCCAGCAGGGCTGCGACGTGGACTCCTGCAGCAAGGCGATCACCTCGCTGGGCAACGTCTCCATCTGGTGGGTGGCGACGGTCGCGCTGTTCGTGCTCCTGTTCTTCTGGCTGCTGCGCCGCGACTGGCGCGCCGGCGCGATCCTCGGCGGTATCGCGGCGGGGTGGCTGCCCTGGTTCATGTACCAGGAGCGGACGATCTTCACGTTCTACGCCGTCACGTTCGCCCCGTACGTCGTGCTCGCCGTGGTCTACATCTGCGGCCTGGTCCTGGGCAAGGAGACCGACTCCGCCGAACGGCGACGGGTCGGGCGGCTTGTCGTCGGTGGCTACGTCTCGCTCGCGGTCGCGTTCTTCGTGTTCTGGTGGCCGCTCTACACCGCGCAGGTCATCCCTTACCGGCAGTGGCAGCTGCACATGTGGTTCCCCAGCTGGATCTAG
- a CDS encoding GIY-YIG nuclease family protein translates to MAWTYILRCCDGSYYVGSTTDLERRLAQHQHGEGASYTRLRRPVELVWCQEFARVDEASHSRSRCRTGAGRSAKL, encoded by the coding sequence ATGGCCTGGACGTACATACTTCGTTGCTGCGATGGCAGCTACTACGTAGGCAGCACGACCGATCTGGAGCGACGGCTGGCACAGCATCAGCATGGCGAGGGAGCCTCGTACACCCGCCTTCGGCGCCCGGTCGAGCTGGTGTGGTGCCAGGAGTTCGCGCGTGTCGACGAAGCGTCGCACTCGAGAAGCAGGTGCAGAACTGGGGCCGGGCGAAGCGCGAAGCTCTGA
- a CDS encoding MFS transporter: protein MMPSRPPFWPVRARSRSPVRVYYALQLLRHLPTSLVVVVHVVSDLHLGPLDLVLMGVTMQAATVLCELPTGVIADIFGRRASMVLGFFGMGVAWLLVGLVSSAITIIVLWGLYGVAQTLVSGAREAWLADEIGEERIGAVLLVGARVRYAGSVLGLVGQLLLGLVSLRAAIVAGGLALVTCGCVCLLRMPETGFVAAGTAGGSARPLVVLRRGCSVVRASRVATAVLVAQLPLGAVAATFDRLREAHFLSDIGLPRIGDLDPLIWFGMLWLLAMCLGFAGTGMVIRLEARGGVLAVGHALTVLTVIELLALLAFGLTGSTWLALGAVLAVFFARDLAGPARTIMLNAQITSSAVRATVLSLSGQVQAVGQVVGGTALGLIGGAWGIRAALVGAAVTGIPAILLYVRGAREMARVKRG from the coding sequence ATGATGCCCTCGAGGCCTCCGTTCTGGCCGGTGCGTGCGCGCTCGCGGTCGCCCGTCCGTGTCTACTACGCGCTCCAGCTGTTGCGACACCTGCCGACCTCACTCGTGGTCGTGGTCCACGTCGTGTCCGACCTGCATCTCGGGCCGCTGGATCTGGTCCTCATGGGCGTCACCATGCAGGCCGCCACGGTGCTGTGCGAGCTCCCGACCGGGGTCATCGCAGACATCTTCGGCCGCCGTGCCTCCATGGTTCTCGGCTTCTTCGGCATGGGCGTCGCCTGGTTGCTGGTTGGCCTCGTGTCGTCTGCGATCACGATCATCGTGCTGTGGGGCCTGTACGGCGTCGCCCAGACCTTGGTCAGCGGCGCCCGGGAGGCGTGGCTGGCCGACGAGATCGGTGAGGAGCGGATCGGCGCCGTCCTTCTGGTCGGTGCGCGGGTGCGGTACGCCGGGTCGGTGCTCGGCCTGGTCGGACAGCTCCTCCTGGGGCTGGTGTCGCTCCGGGCCGCGATCGTTGCTGGCGGTCTGGCACTGGTCACCTGTGGCTGTGTCTGTCTGCTGCGGATGCCGGAGACCGGGTTCGTCGCCGCCGGAACGGCCGGTGGGTCGGCGCGTCCACTCGTTGTCCTGCGTCGTGGCTGCTCGGTGGTCCGGGCGTCCCGCGTAGCGACTGCGGTGCTGGTGGCCCAGCTCCCGCTGGGAGCGGTGGCGGCGACGTTCGACCGGTTGCGGGAGGCCCACTTCCTGTCCGACATCGGGTTGCCGCGCATCGGTGATCTGGATCCGCTGATCTGGTTCGGGATGCTGTGGCTGCTGGCGATGTGCCTGGGCTTTGCGGGCACAGGAATGGTGATCAGGTTGGAGGCGCGCGGCGGCGTACTGGCCGTCGGCCACGCCTTGACCGTGCTCACCGTCATCGAGCTGCTAGCCCTGCTTGCCTTCGGTCTGACCGGGTCCACCTGGTTGGCGCTCGGTGCCGTACTCGCTGTCTTCTTCGCGCGGGACCTGGCCGGCCCGGCCCGGACGATCATGCTGAACGCTCAGATCACGAGCTCGGCCGTACGCGCGACGGTGTTGTCCCTGAGCGGCCAGGTTCAGGCGGTGGGCCAGGTCGTGGGCGGAACCGCTCTGGGACTGATCGGTGGCGCGTGGGGAATCCGGGCAGCGCTGGTCGGTGCCGCCGTCACCGGGATTCCGGCGATCCTGCTGTACGTCCGAGGGGCGCGGGAGATGGCGCGGGTGAAACGCGGGTGA
- a CDS encoding DUF4126 domain-containing protein translates to MFAALTGAGLSAAAGLNAYIPFLMVALVARFSDVITLPASFAWIESPWAIAGAAVLLVAEVILDKIPAIDSMNDLIGTAVRPTIGGVVFAATQSAEDLDKTTWMQDHPWVGAIGGVVIAGLVHTTKAAIRPAVNVSTAGIGAPVISGVEDVASIGLSISAVFLPILVIGAFVLMIWAVWALRRRLRRLKRRRRGGVSQPA, encoded by the coding sequence ATGTTTGCCGCTCTGACCGGAGCCGGCTTGTCGGCTGCGGCCGGCCTCAACGCCTACATCCCGTTCCTGATGGTCGCGCTCGTGGCGCGTTTCAGCGACGTCATCACCCTGCCCGCGTCGTTCGCCTGGATCGAGTCGCCCTGGGCCATCGCCGGAGCGGCCGTGCTGCTCGTCGCCGAGGTCATCCTGGACAAGATCCCCGCCATCGACAGCATGAACGACCTGATCGGCACCGCGGTCCGCCCGACGATCGGCGGTGTCGTGTTCGCCGCGACGCAGTCGGCCGAGGACCTCGACAAGACCACGTGGATGCAGGACCACCCGTGGGTCGGCGCGATCGGCGGTGTCGTCATCGCCGGGCTGGTCCATACGACGAAGGCCGCGATCAGACCAGCCGTCAACGTCTCGACCGCAGGTATCGGAGCACCCGTGATCTCCGGCGTCGAGGACGTCGCCTCGATCGGGCTCAGCATCAGTGCGGTGTTCCTGCCGATCCTGGTGATCGGCGCGTTCGTGCTGATGATCTGGGCGGTGTGGGCGCTGCGCCGTCGGCTCCGGCGGCTGAAGCGGCGGCGGCGCGGCGGCGTGAGCCAGCCCGCCTGA
- the rsmI gene encoding 16S rRNA (cytidine(1402)-2'-O)-methyltransferase translates to MAGLLVLAATPIGDPADAAPRLGRELAGADVVAAEDTRRTRRLCDSLGVTTRGEVLSYHEHNEASRTPDLVERLRGGARVVLVTDAGMPSVSDPGYRLVAACVEADIAVTCVPGPSAVLMALAVSGLPVDRFCFEGFLPRKAGERSRVLGDLRTERRTMVFFEAPHRLAESLAAMATAFGDERRAAVCRELTKTYEEVRRGPLAELAEWAVEAARGEITVVVAGAPRVIATIEGVVPDVLERVAAGERMKDVCAELAQETGLSKKALYDASLAARRALPKPVE, encoded by the coding sequence ATGGCTGGACTTCTCGTGCTGGCGGCGACACCCATCGGTGACCCCGCGGACGCCGCACCCCGACTCGGGCGGGAGCTCGCAGGTGCCGATGTGGTCGCCGCGGAGGACACCCGTCGTACGCGCCGGCTCTGCGACTCGTTGGGTGTCACCACCCGGGGCGAGGTGCTCAGCTATCACGAGCACAACGAGGCGTCCCGTACGCCGGACCTCGTCGAGCGCCTGCGCGGCGGCGCCCGCGTCGTACTCGTCACGGACGCGGGGATGCCTTCGGTGTCGGACCCGGGCTACCGCCTCGTGGCTGCCTGCGTGGAGGCCGACATCGCGGTCACCTGTGTGCCAGGGCCGAGCGCGGTCCTGATGGCGCTCGCGGTCTCGGGGCTGCCGGTCGACCGGTTCTGCTTCGAGGGCTTCCTGCCGCGCAAGGCGGGGGAGCGCAGCCGGGTGCTCGGCGATCTGCGCACCGAGCGCCGGACGATGGTCTTCTTCGAGGCGCCGCACCGGCTGGCCGAGTCATTGGCGGCGATGGCGACGGCCTTCGGGGACGAACGACGAGCCGCGGTCTGCCGAGAGCTGACGAAGACGTACGAGGAGGTCCGCCGCGGTCCGCTCGCTGAGCTGGCGGAGTGGGCCGTCGAGGCCGCACGCGGCGAGATCACCGTCGTGGTCGCGGGAGCGCCGCGCGTCATCGCGACGATCGAGGGCGTCGTCCCGGACGTGCTCGAACGCGTCGCCGCCGGCGAACGCATGAAGGACGTCTGTGCCGAGCTCGCGCAGGAGACCGGACTGTCCAAGAAGGCCCTGTACGACGCCTCCCTCGCCGCCCGCCGCGCCCTACCTAAGCCGGTCGAGTAG
- the metG gene encoding methionine--tRNA ligase encodes MSKVLTAVAWPYTNGPRHIGHVAGFGVPSDVFSRYMRMAGHDVLMVSGTDEHGTPILVLADQEGVTPRELVDKYNAVIVQDLTDLGLSYDLFTRTTTANHYAVVQEMFETCRRNGYMVEQTTRGAISPSTGRTLPDRYIEGTCPICGFGEARGDQCDNCGNQLDPTDLIEPRSKINGEVPKFIETQHFFLDLPALKDALTEWLDGRAASGDWRPNVIKFSQNILKDIRPRAMTRDIDWGIPIPVDGWETKRFYVWFDAVIGYLSASIEWARRLGDDDKWREWWNTPTGQGNSSTTQADSAKSTELGGADEGGATERRSEAQKESEGCMESADEGGRVHAYFMGKDNIVFHSQIWPAELLAYDGRGSRGGEPGPYGDLALPTEVVSSEFLTMEGKQFSTSRGHVIYVQDVIARYGPDPLRYFISAAGPENQDSNFTWAEFVQRNNSELVAGWGNLVNRTASMIHKKFGEIPKPWPLEPVDEKVLRTVEDGFGSVGELIGKHRQKAALAEAMRLVGEANKYVSDTEPFKLKAKDEQERLATILHTLAQLVSDLNTILAPFLPHASNKVHAVMGGEGEFTPMPRVDQVTDLDDGRPYPIITGDYSATPRWERRPVTVGTSIEKPAPVFIKLDPSVVDEELARLTPDTSHIVEQTEGSPDASASPSSAPANDPVAGASEVTEATSPTSTPRA; translated from the coding sequence ATGAGCAAAGTCCTGACTGCCGTCGCCTGGCCGTACACCAACGGCCCGCGCCACATCGGCCACGTGGCCGGTTTTGGTGTGCCCTCTGACGTGTTCAGCAGGTACATGCGCATGGCGGGCCACGACGTACTGATGGTCAGCGGCACCGACGAGCACGGCACCCCGATCCTGGTCCTCGCCGATCAGGAAGGTGTCACCCCGCGCGAGCTGGTCGACAAGTACAACGCGGTGATCGTGCAGGACCTCACGGACCTGGGGCTGTCGTACGACCTGTTCACCCGGACCACGACGGCCAACCACTACGCGGTCGTGCAGGAGATGTTCGAGACCTGCCGCCGCAACGGTTACATGGTCGAGCAGACGACGCGCGGCGCGATCTCGCCGTCGACCGGTCGTACGCTGCCCGACCGCTACATCGAGGGCACCTGCCCGATCTGTGGCTTCGGTGAGGCGCGCGGCGACCAGTGCGACAACTGCGGCAACCAGCTCGACCCCACCGACCTGATCGAGCCGCGCTCGAAGATCAACGGTGAGGTGCCGAAGTTCATCGAGACCCAGCACTTCTTCCTCGACCTGCCCGCGCTCAAGGATGCGCTGACCGAGTGGCTCGACGGGCGTGCGGCGAGCGGTGACTGGCGCCCCAACGTCATCAAGTTCAGCCAGAACATCCTCAAGGACATCCGGCCGCGCGCGATGACCCGCGACATCGACTGGGGCATCCCGATCCCGGTGGACGGCTGGGAGACCAAGCGTTTCTACGTCTGGTTCGACGCCGTCATCGGCTACCTCTCCGCCTCCATCGAGTGGGCCCGCCGCCTCGGCGACGACGACAAGTGGCGCGAGTGGTGGAACACACCAACGGGACAAGGGAACTCGAGCACTACGCAAGCGGACTCGGCGAAGTCGACGGAGCTCGGAGGAGCCGACGAAGGAGGCGCCACCGAGCGGAGGAGCGAAGCCCAGAAGGAGTCAGAAGGGTGCATGGAGTCTGCCGACGAAGGAGGCAGAGTGCATGCGTACTTCATGGGTAAAGACAACATCGTGTTCCACTCCCAGATCTGGCCGGCCGAGCTGTTGGCGTACGACGGCCGCGGGTCGCGCGGGGGCGAGCCGGGTCCGTACGGCGACCTGGCCCTGCCGACCGAGGTGGTCTCGAGCGAGTTCCTGACGATGGAGGGCAAGCAGTTCTCCACGTCGCGAGGGCACGTGATCTACGTGCAGGACGTCATCGCCCGCTACGGCCCGGACCCGCTGCGCTACTTCATCTCGGCGGCCGGCCCGGAGAACCAGGACTCCAACTTCACCTGGGCCGAGTTCGTGCAGCGCAACAACTCCGAGCTGGTCGCCGGCTGGGGCAACCTGGTCAATCGCACGGCGAGCATGATCCACAAGAAGTTCGGCGAGATCCCGAAGCCCTGGCCGCTCGAGCCGGTCGATGAGAAGGTCCTGCGCACCGTCGAGGACGGCTTCGGTTCGGTGGGTGAGCTGATCGGCAAGCATCGCCAGAAGGCCGCACTCGCCGAGGCGATGCGACTGGTGGGCGAGGCCAACAAGTACGTCTCCGACACCGAGCCCTTCAAGCTCAAGGCGAAGGACGAGCAGGAGCGCCTGGCGACGATCCTGCACACGCTGGCGCAGCTGGTCAGCGACCTCAACACGATCCTGGCGCCGTTCCTGCCGCACGCCTCCAACAAGGTGCACGCGGTCATGGGCGGCGAGGGTGAGTTCACGCCGATGCCGCGGGTCGACCAGGTCACTGACCTCGACGACGGCCGCCCCTACCCGATCATCACGGGTGACTACTCGGCCACGCCGCGCTGGGAGCGCCGACCCGTCACGGTCGGCACGTCCATCGAGAAGCCCGCGCCGGTGTTCATCAAGCTCGACCCGAGCGTGGTGGACGAGGAGCTGGCACGCCTCACGCCCGACACGTCTCACATCGTGGAACAAACGGAGGGGTCTCCGGACGCGTCGGCGAGCCCTTCGTCGGCCCCGGCGAACGACCCGGTCGCGGGCGCCTCGGAGGTCACTGAAGCGACCTCCCCGACGTCGACTCCGCGGGCCTGA